A window of the Aquimarina spinulae genome harbors these coding sequences:
- a CDS encoding ATP-binding protein — translation MSCSLFLHGQNHTSFRHLSPINDNKFVIPTKTVQDSFDNIWMLCADGILVYNGYDYKLIKNEMIFSNIQHNDFINNMLVDYNKNIWITSQFGLISKYEAIANKFEDMTILLPKNDVVSSIVANKKSIWLASKLGNIYRYVDSKMNFIATISDNGSEIKNIMDIDILNSSEIYVSTNRGTIYSYSLKLEQTTELIGPFTNYPGNIILASDINNKLWVGTETYGLFVYDPISKQFIQDSFFEEERFNINKEMFLSLFCGKDGYMWGGTDGGGLYKININNGEVDLFTRQYSNEFSLSSNTVLDINEDNHKNIWITTNYGKLNILPNRNNKISYHEGSDNNTPLRVLSIFKSSKDVLWIGTDGSGLTRVTYNTDGTTKEKRYFNDISLNRGFYIQSITEDNLSNIWFGTYKNGLWYHNTSKNTFQKINIYNSNKQEATDIRTVFSDSKGRIWIGSNLSINVYSSDLKLLAVFDNNAKGLKGTNTESILEDRSGIIWLGLYNGGLFQFNEHHSEIQHSTFIDHSQKNKNYKNYKDEIHAVKSMVLGDPGEIWLINRLGKLLKFNTKNKTYTTFEDIESIGEKMFIAILKDENNDLWMSSKNNGISHLDVKKLILKTYYDTDGLQDNMFLPRSKFKDTQGLLYFGGVKGLNSFDPKHLNKKASETKLYINSIEILNQLVYSLLPHKTTTGISNIESLKLKHNQSHFSFRFYAIDNILNPSYYYAYRLKGFDENWITSQSERLATYTNIPSGNYTFEIKTGTKKGVWDLPEKKIAITIQQPLWNTPLAYVFYLLILILTAYGIRRWYSLRKKLFLEKVSHKKENELHDLKMNFFAKMSHEIQTPITLILGPIDDMLQKAEKNGNLLLKQRLEIMSYNTKRLSKIAQELTLVRNKELGALRLTVTKNDLHKDIENISISFKELARKRKIDFIVNCPKNLPATWYDKEKLEHVIYNLLSNAFKFTPKEGNIFLNIVPVNNKKFIKLSVIDSGPGIPDEELQHIFKLFYQSDIGKKNKGAGIGLALTKELINLHRGKIKVNSNTIEGTTFIIKFPITENAYTETERIITDDAEEPNNFSLVENNPLIREEELDLSKKTILIVEDNFDLQTFLKELLHIKYNIIMAENGEEGYYYAKNNFPDLILSDIVMPKLDGIEMCKKLQKDQVTMHIPIILLTAKNSTKAKISGLKSGAIEYINKPFNTNELLLKVKNIISSKEYIISKYRKEIISSPKVKLEKSQDEIFLENLVSNINLRIEDADFKMEELAESLHMGYSSLYRKCHALTGNSLVDFVRLIRLKKAAVLITKYGYNISEASFMTGFNDPKYFSKCFKKCFKKTPKIFKKEAKEMGTIAYLKKHRVDTTF, via the coding sequence ATGTCATGCTCCCTTTTCTTGCATGGTCAAAATCATACAAGTTTTAGACATCTTTCACCTATAAATGATAATAAATTTGTTATCCCTACTAAAACTGTACAGGATTCATTTGACAATATTTGGATGTTATGCGCTGATGGAATATTAGTTTACAATGGGTATGATTATAAACTAATTAAAAATGAGATGATTTTTTCGAATATTCAGCATAATGATTTTATAAACAATATGCTTGTTGATTATAACAAGAATATATGGATAACCTCTCAATTTGGATTGATATCGAAATATGAAGCGATTGCTAACAAATTTGAAGATATGACTATTTTGTTACCTAAAAATGATGTAGTAAGTTCAATCGTAGCAAACAAGAAAAGTATTTGGTTAGCCTCTAAGCTTGGTAACATTTACAGATATGTCGATTCTAAAATGAACTTTATAGCTACAATTTCAGACAACGGTTCTGAAATCAAAAATATTATGGATATTGACATATTGAATTCTTCTGAAATATATGTTAGTACCAACAGAGGTACAATTTATAGTTATTCTCTAAAGTTAGAACAGACAACAGAATTAATAGGGCCATTTACAAACTATCCCGGAAATATTATCCTGGCTTCAGATATCAACAATAAGCTTTGGGTAGGAACCGAAACTTATGGATTATTTGTCTATGACCCTATCAGCAAGCAGTTTATTCAAGATTCTTTTTTTGAAGAGGAGAGGTTTAATATCAACAAGGAGATGTTCTTGTCTCTATTTTGTGGTAAGGATGGGTATATGTGGGGAGGAACAGATGGAGGTGGATTGTACAAAATAAATATAAACAACGGAGAGGTTGATTTATTTACACGGCAATATTCTAATGAATTTTCCTTGAGTAGCAATACCGTTTTGGATATTAATGAAGATAACCACAAAAACATATGGATTACTACAAACTATGGTAAGCTTAATATTCTTCCCAACAGAAATAATAAAATTAGTTATCACGAAGGCTCTGATAACAACACTCCTCTTAGAGTATTAAGCATTTTTAAAAGCTCTAAAGATGTTTTGTGGATTGGAACAGATGGATCTGGATTAACAAGAGTGACTTATAATACTGATGGAACCACAAAAGAAAAGCGATACTTTAATGATATATCTCTAAATAGAGGGTTTTATATTCAATCCATTACAGAAGATAATCTATCAAATATTTGGTTCGGAACCTATAAAAATGGTTTATGGTATCACAATACAAGTAAAAACACTTTTCAAAAGATAAATATTTATAACTCTAATAAACAGGAAGCGACAGATATAAGAACCGTGTTTTCTGATTCTAAAGGGCGTATTTGGATCGGATCAAATCTTTCTATTAATGTCTACTCTTCTGATTTAAAACTTTTAGCTGTTTTTGATAATAATGCTAAAGGGTTAAAAGGTACTAACACAGAAAGTATTCTAGAAGATAGAAGTGGTATAATTTGGTTAGGACTTTATAATGGAGGATTATTTCAATTTAATGAACACCACTCAGAAATACAGCATTCTACATTTATTGATCATTCACAAAAAAACAAAAACTACAAAAACTACAAAGACGAAATCCATGCTGTTAAATCTATGGTTCTAGGTGATCCCGGAGAAATATGGTTAATTAACAGATTAGGTAAGTTATTAAAATTTAATACTAAGAATAAAACGTATACTACATTTGAAGATATAGAATCGATTGGTGAAAAAATGTTTATAGCAATTCTTAAAGATGAGAATAATGACTTATGGATGAGCTCTAAAAATAATGGTATAAGTCATCTAGATGTAAAAAAACTTATTCTAAAAACGTATTATGATACAGATGGACTTCAAGATAATATGTTTTTACCCAGAAGTAAGTTTAAAGATACACAGGGTCTTTTGTACTTTGGAGGTGTTAAAGGATTAAATAGTTTTGACCCAAAACATCTGAATAAAAAGGCTTCTGAAACTAAATTATATATAAATAGTATAGAAATACTTAATCAACTCGTTTATTCATTATTACCTCACAAAACTACTACTGGAATATCCAATATTGAATCTTTAAAATTAAAACATAATCAATCTCATTTTTCATTTAGATTTTATGCAATAGATAATATTTTAAATCCAAGTTACTACTATGCTTATAGATTAAAAGGGTTTGATGAAAATTGGATAACTAGCCAATCAGAACGCTTGGCGACCTATACAAATATTCCCTCGGGAAACTACACTTTTGAGATTAAAACAGGAACCAAAAAAGGAGTTTGGGATCTTCCTGAAAAAAAAATAGCCATAACCATACAGCAACCTCTATGGAATACACCTCTGGCTTATGTTTTTTATCTGCTTATCCTCATATTGACTGCTTATGGAATAAGAAGATGGTATTCTTTAAGAAAAAAACTGTTTCTAGAAAAGGTGAGTCATAAAAAAGAAAATGAATTGCATGATTTGAAGATGAATTTCTTTGCAAAAATGTCTCATGAAATTCAAACACCGATTACATTGATCCTTGGCCCTATAGATGATATGTTACAAAAAGCCGAAAAGAATGGAAACTTATTATTAAAACAACGTTTGGAGATTATGTCATATAATACCAAACGTCTTTCTAAAATTGCACAAGAATTAACACTGGTTAGAAATAAAGAATTAGGAGCTTTAAGATTAACAGTAACCAAAAATGATTTACATAAAGACATAGAAAATATCTCTATATCCTTTAAGGAATTAGCCAGAAAAAGAAAGATTGATTTTATCGTGAATTGCCCTAAAAATCTGCCTGCAACCTGGTATGACAAAGAAAAATTAGAACATGTAATTTATAATTTGCTTTCTAATGCTTTTAAATTTACTCCTAAAGAGGGAAATATTTTTTTAAATATTGTGCCGGTTAATAATAAAAAATTTATCAAATTATCTGTCATAGATTCTGGGCCAGGAATTCCAGATGAAGAACTACAGCATATTTTCAAGCTATTTTATCAATCTGATATTGGTAAAAAAAATAAAGGTGCAGGTATAGGGTTAGCGCTCACCAAAGAACTAATAAATTTACATAGAGGGAAGATTAAAGTTAACTCTAACACTATAGAAGGCACAACATTTATTATTAAATTTCCGATTACAGAAAATGCCTATACCGAAACCGAGAGAATCATAACTGATGATGCTGAAGAACCTAATAATTTTTCTTTAGTAGAAAATAACCCTTTAATTAGAGAAGAAGAATTAGATCTATCAAAAAAAACTATTTTAATAGTAGAAGATAATTTTGACCTACAAACTTTTTTAAAAGAGCTGTTACATATCAAATATAATATCATCATGGCCGAAAATGGTGAAGAAGGTTATTATTATGCAAAAAATAATTTTCCCGATCTGATCTTAAGTGATATTGTCATGCCAAAGTTGGATGGTATAGAAATGTGTAAAAAACTTCAAAAAGACCAGGTAACTATGCATATACCTATTATATTGCTTACTGCTAAAAACTCTACGAAAGCTAAAATATCGGGGCTTAAATCTGGTGCAATAGAATATATCAATAAACCATTCAATACAAATGAATTATTATTGAAGGTGAAAAATATTATTTCATCTAAAGAGTATATAATATCAAAATATCGTAAAGAAATTATTAGTAGCCCGAAAGTAAAATTAGAAAAGTCGCAAGACGAAATTTTTCTTGAAAACCTAGTGTCTAACATAAATTTAAGAATAGAAGATGCTGATTTTAAAATGGAAGAACTTGCCGAATCCTTGCATATGGGATATTCTAGTCTTTATCGAAAATGTCATGCATTAACAGGAAATAGCCTAGTGGATTTTGTGAGATTGATTCGTTTGAAAAAAGCTGCTGTCTTAATTACAAAATATGGTTATAATATTTCTGAAGCATCCTTTATGACCGGATTTAATGACCCAAAATATTTTTCGAAATGTTTCAAAAAATGTTTTAAAAAAACTCCTAAAATATTCAAAAAAGAAGCTAAAGAAATGGGTACTATTGCGTATCTAAAAAAACATCGAGTAGATACTACTTTTTAA
- a CDS encoding Gfo/Idh/MocA family protein → MNSRRNFVKKTALASAGISLLSNLSFGATTNLTDKKLRLAFIGVGLRGMNHFNNALNRKDIDITAICDIDPERIKIALKKIDEANFSKPKVFGNSDLDYRNLLELEDVDAVIISTPWLWHTKMAVDAMKAGKYTGLEVSAANTIEECWDLVNTHEATGTHLMILENVNYRRDVLAILNMVKQNVFGELVHFRCGYQHDLRFVKLNDGKSAYGKGVEFGEKGISESKWRTQHSVLRNGDVYPTHGVGPIATMCDVNRGNRFTSLSSNATKAIGLHNYIVKHGGKEHPNAKVKFKQGDVITTTIETAKGETIIVTHDCNLPRPYSLGFRVQGADGLWEVDGNRMYIEGQSKPHQWDNADPWLKKYDHPLWQKYGELATGTGHGGMDFFVLNAFVESAKENIAPPLDAYDAAAWSAITPLSELSIENNGEPQDFPDFTRGMWVKRKPYNWIKSKY, encoded by the coding sequence ATGAATTCTAGACGAAATTTTGTTAAAAAAACCGCACTTGCCAGTGCAGGTATATCACTACTTTCAAACTTATCTTTTGGAGCGACCACTAACCTAACAGATAAGAAGCTTAGATTGGCTTTCATCGGGGTAGGATTAAGAGGAATGAACCATTTTAACAATGCTCTTAATAGAAAAGATATAGATATAACCGCTATCTGTGATATAGATCCTGAGCGAATAAAAATAGCATTAAAGAAAATAGATGAAGCCAATTTTTCAAAGCCTAAAGTTTTTGGAAACAGCGATCTTGATTACAGAAATTTACTAGAATTAGAAGATGTCGATGCAGTAATAATATCTACACCTTGGTTGTGGCACACTAAAATGGCTGTAGATGCTATGAAAGCAGGAAAATATACCGGTCTAGAGGTATCTGCAGCCAATACTATTGAAGAATGTTGGGATTTAGTAAATACTCATGAAGCAACCGGGACTCATTTAATGATCTTAGAAAATGTAAACTATCGGAGAGATGTTCTTGCTATTCTAAACATGGTAAAGCAAAACGTTTTTGGAGAATTGGTTCATTTTAGATGTGGTTATCAACATGATCTTCGTTTTGTAAAATTAAACGATGGGAAATCTGCATATGGTAAAGGTGTTGAATTTGGAGAAAAAGGAATATCAGAATCCAAATGGAGAACCCAACATTCTGTACTAAGAAATGGAGATGTGTACCCTACTCATGGCGTGGGACCAATCGCTACAATGTGCGATGTTAATAGAGGCAATCGTTTTACTTCACTAAGTTCTAATGCAACAAAAGCTATTGGACTACATAATTATATTGTAAAACATGGAGGAAAAGAGCATCCAAATGCAAAAGTAAAATTTAAGCAAGGAGATGTTATTACTACTACAATCGAAACCGCCAAAGGAGAAACAATCATTGTAACACATGATTGTAATCTGCCAAGACCATATTCATTAGGATTTAGAGTACAAGGAGCCGATGGATTATGGGAAGTTGATGGTAACAGAATGTATATAGAAGGACAATCAAAACCACACCAATGGGATAATGCAGATCCATGGCTCAAAAAATATGATCATCCTCTATGGCAGAAGTATGGTGAATTAGCTACTGGTACAGGCCACGGAGGAATGGATTTCTTTGTTCTAAACGCGTTTGTAGAATCTGCAAAAGAAAATATTGCTCCACCTCTTGATGCTTATGATGCAGCAGCTTGGAGTGCAATTACACCATTGTCAGAATTATCTATTGAAAATAATGGAGAACCTCAAGATTTTCCTGATTTCACAAGAGGAATGTGGGTAAAACGTAAACCTTATAATTGGATAAAAAGTAAGTATTAA